The following proteins come from a genomic window of Streptomyces sp. GS7:
- a CDS encoding GH92 family glycosyl hydrolase encodes MPWLGGNRLRTAGAVLAAALLGGTLTAPAAQAAPPGGRLTDLVNPFIGTRNDGNTYPGAAVPFGMVQLSPDTGHSTGYGYDDSRIRGFGAVHLSGVGCGVGGDLPVLPTTGDITATDNAKYAAAYTHHGESARPGYYRVGLTSYGGITAELTATARTGRQRFTFPATGKANVLLNSGQSLHKTVSTRVEVLDSRTVRTAITGRGFCQDTAPYTVYTLTRFNRPFTAYGTWHGDKVTPGSRASTATGHNGAYVRFDTRKDRTVEATTALSYVDATGAARNLRAEGGSSFDRTKAAADAAWERRLAVVRTQGGDPALRRTFYSSLYRSFLAPNIGGDVDGRYTGWDQRPHRATGFTYYQNWSLWDTYRTQTQLLSLLAPREARDMALSVLRIDKEGGWLPKWGYGTVETNIMTGDPVTPFLTNAYRQGLLTGHEEEAYAALRKNADRVPPAASPAVGREANVPYVKNGYVPYLKGRPHTKPGDSDFDHGASATLEYALSDAMLAQTARDLGHRADAGRYAARALNYRRVFDRSTGFFRARDGRGAFTGPSDPARSEGFHEGTAWQYQWLVPQDMPGMMRLIGGRDRVDARLDSFFAYPRLLRDPARTARKVWVHGPYDYDNADKYNPENEPDLTAPYAYLSTGRPWKTTDVVHAALTLFTDAPSGMTGNDDLGTMSAWMVLSSIGVFPVQPGTDTWGLSTPVFDRVDLTLDRRYFPAGHFTVTAPGTSATDRYIRSVRLDGTPHDRTYLTTAELRAGRELAFSMGARPTRWGTGDRAAPPPVGTPEALATTTRR; translated from the coding sequence ATGCCCTGGCTCGGAGGCAATCGACTGCGCACCGCGGGCGCGGTGCTGGCGGCGGCGCTCCTCGGCGGGACGCTCACCGCCCCCGCCGCGCAGGCCGCGCCGCCCGGCGGCCGTCTCACCGACCTGGTCAACCCGTTCATCGGCACCCGGAACGACGGCAACACCTACCCCGGGGCCGCCGTGCCGTTCGGCATGGTGCAGCTCTCCCCCGACACCGGCCACTCCACCGGCTACGGCTACGACGACAGCCGTATCCGCGGGTTCGGCGCGGTGCACCTCTCCGGCGTCGGCTGCGGCGTCGGCGGCGACCTCCCGGTGCTGCCGACCACCGGCGACATCACCGCCACCGACAACGCCAAGTACGCCGCCGCGTACACCCATCACGGCGAGTCGGCCCGGCCCGGCTACTACCGCGTCGGCCTGACCTCGTACGGCGGCATCACCGCGGAGCTGACCGCCACCGCCCGCACCGGCCGGCAGCGCTTCACCTTCCCGGCCACCGGCAAGGCCAATGTGCTGCTCAACTCGGGGCAGTCGCTGCACAAGACGGTCTCCACCCGCGTCGAGGTGCTCGACTCGCGGACCGTCCGCACCGCCATCACCGGCCGCGGCTTCTGCCAGGACACCGCGCCGTACACGGTCTACACCCTCACCCGCTTCAACCGGCCGTTCACGGCGTACGGCACCTGGCACGGGGACAAGGTGACGCCCGGCTCCAGGGCATCCACCGCCACCGGGCACAACGGCGCCTACGTCCGCTTCGACACCCGCAAGGACCGCACCGTCGAGGCGACCACCGCCCTCAGCTATGTGGACGCGACCGGTGCGGCGCGCAACCTCCGAGCCGAGGGCGGGAGTTCCTTCGACCGCACGAAGGCCGCGGCGGACGCGGCCTGGGAGCGCCGGCTGGCCGTGGTACGCACCCAGGGCGGCGACCCGGCACTGCGGCGCACCTTCTACTCCTCCCTCTACCGGTCCTTCCTCGCGCCGAACATCGGCGGCGACGTGGACGGCCGCTACACCGGCTGGGACCAACGCCCGCACCGGGCAACGGGGTTCACCTACTACCAGAACTGGTCGCTGTGGGACACCTACCGCACCCAGACACAGCTGCTGTCGCTGCTCGCGCCGCGCGAGGCGCGCGACATGGCGCTGTCCGTGCTGCGGATCGACAAGGAGGGCGGCTGGCTGCCCAAGTGGGGCTACGGCACGGTCGAGACCAACATCATGACCGGCGACCCGGTCACCCCGTTCCTCACCAATGCCTATCGGCAGGGGCTGCTGACGGGCCATGAGGAGGAGGCGTACGCGGCGCTGCGGAAGAACGCCGACCGGGTGCCGCCGGCCGCCTCTCCGGCCGTCGGGCGGGAGGCCAATGTCCCGTATGTGAAGAACGGTTACGTCCCCTACCTCAAGGGGCGCCCGCACACCAAGCCCGGGGACTCCGACTTCGACCACGGCGCCTCGGCGACGCTGGAGTACGCGCTGTCCGACGCGATGCTGGCGCAGACGGCACGCGACCTGGGCCACCGGGCGGACGCCGGGCGCTATGCCGCCAGGGCGCTCAACTACCGTAGGGTCTTCGACCGTTCGACCGGCTTCTTCCGGGCCAGGGACGGCCGGGGCGCGTTCACCGGACCCTCCGACCCGGCCAGGAGCGAGGGGTTCCACGAGGGCACGGCCTGGCAGTACCAGTGGCTGGTGCCGCAGGACATGCCGGGGATGATGCGGCTGATCGGCGGCCGGGACCGGGTCGACGCCCGGCTGGACTCCTTCTTCGCCTACCCGCGACTGCTCCGGGACCCGGCGCGGACGGCGCGCAAGGTCTGGGTGCACGGCCCCTACGACTACGACAACGCGGACAAGTACAACCCGGAGAACGAGCCCGATCTCACCGCGCCGTACGCCTACTTGTCGACCGGCCGCCCGTGGAAGACCACCGACGTGGTGCATGCCGCGCTGACGCTGTTCACCGACGCCCCCTCCGGAATGACCGGCAACGACGACCTGGGGACGATGTCGGCGTGGATGGTGCTCAGCTCGATCGGGGTGTTCCCGGTGCAGCCCGGCACCGACACCTGGGGCCTGAGCACTCCGGTCTTCGACCGGGTGGATCTGACGCTGGACCGGCGGTACTTCCCGGCCGGGCACTTCACCGTCACGGCGCCCGGCACGTCGGCCACCGACCGGTACATCCGGTCCGTACGGCTCGACGGCACCCCGCACGACCGTACGTACCTCACCACCGCGGAGCTGCGCGCGGGCCGCGAACTGGCCTTCTCCATGGGCGCGCGGCCGACCCGGTGGGGCACCGGTGACCGTGCCGCCCCGCCGCCGGTGGGGACGCCGGAGGCACTCGCCACCACCACGCGGCGGTAG
- a CDS encoding EF-hand domain-containing protein yields the protein MADIEQARATFARFDADGDGQVTPDEFKRAMAEMGDPYVTGPMAEAVIHAKDSDGDGRMSFDEFWNSLQD from the coding sequence GTGGCAGACATAGAGCAGGCCAGGGCGACGTTCGCACGGTTCGACGCGGACGGCGACGGACAGGTCACGCCGGACGAGTTCAAGCGGGCGATGGCCGAGATGGGGGACCCGTACGTCACCGGCCCGATGGCCGAGGCGGTCATCCACGCCAAGGACAGCGACGGCGACGGCCGGATGTCGTTCGACGAGTTCTGGAACTCCCTCCAGGACTGA
- the uvrA gene encoding excinuclease ABC subunit UvrA — protein MSDSYVRVRGAREHNLRGIDVDIPRDALVAFTGVSGSGKSSLAFGTLYAEAQRRYFESVAPYARRLIHQVGAPKVEDITGLPPAVALEQRRSAPTSRSSVGTVTTLSNTLRMLFSRAGDYPYGVTGRLDSDAFSPNTAAGACPECHGLGTVHRVTEDSLVPDPDRSIRDGAVAAWPGAWQGKNLRDILAALGHDIDRPWRDLPAADRDWILFTDEQPVVTVHPVREAGRIQRPYKGQYMSARRYVLHTFADSKSDTLRKRVQGFMVAGPCPVCRGRRLRPEALAVTFAGRDIAALAALPLGALAALLRPTADRPDEGVAPTLARDLVARIEVLAELGLGYLSMDRPAPTLSAGELQRLRLATQLRSGLFGVVYVLDEPSAGLHPADTEALLTVLGRLKAAGNSLFVVEHDMDVVRRADWIVDIGPRAGEHGGQVLHSGPVAALADAADSATRRFLFAPAPPPCRTPRTRTGTLTLHGATLHNLRDLDAAFPLGVFTAVTGVSGSGKSTLVTRVLAEAVRDHLGADRAAADAEAETGDRDTGPKARLQLAAAKGLEAVDRLVRVDQKPIGRTPRSNLATYTGLFDAVRKVFAATDEARARGYTAGRFSFNVAAGRCETCQGEGFVAVELLFLPGSYAPCADCHGARYNPETLRVTYRDRTVADVLALTVDDAAAFLADVPAAARSLCTLQDVGLGYLRLGQPATELSGGEAQRIKLAAELQRARRGHTLYLLDEPTTGLHPADTEVLLRQLHGLVDAGNTVVVVEHDMGVVAGADHVIDLGPGGGAEGGRIVAAGTPAEVAAAPGSRTAPYLARYRGRGRMAES, from the coding sequence ATGTCCGACTCCTACGTACGGGTGCGCGGCGCCCGTGAGCACAACCTCCGCGGTATCGATGTGGACATCCCGAGGGACGCGCTGGTCGCGTTCACCGGGGTGTCCGGATCGGGCAAGTCCTCGCTGGCCTTCGGCACGCTCTACGCCGAGGCGCAGCGCCGCTACTTCGAGTCGGTCGCCCCGTACGCCCGGCGGCTGATCCACCAGGTCGGCGCGCCGAAGGTCGAGGACATCACCGGACTGCCGCCCGCCGTCGCCCTGGAGCAGCGGCGCTCCGCGCCCACCTCCCGCTCCTCGGTCGGCACCGTCACCACCCTCTCCAACACCCTGCGGATGCTGTTCTCCCGCGCGGGCGACTACCCGTACGGCGTGACCGGGCGGCTGGACTCCGACGCCTTCTCGCCCAACACGGCGGCCGGGGCCTGCCCGGAGTGCCACGGCCTGGGCACCGTCCATCGCGTCACCGAGGACTCCCTCGTACCCGACCCGGACCGCTCGATCCGCGACGGCGCCGTCGCCGCCTGGCCCGGCGCCTGGCAGGGCAAGAACCTCCGCGACATCCTCGCCGCCCTCGGCCACGACATCGACCGGCCGTGGCGCGACCTGCCGGCCGCCGACCGCGACTGGATCCTGTTCACCGACGAACAGCCGGTCGTCACCGTCCACCCGGTCCGCGAGGCCGGCCGGATCCAACGCCCCTACAAGGGCCAGTACATGAGCGCCCGGCGCTATGTCCTGCACACCTTCGCCGACTCCAAGAGCGACACGCTGCGCAAGCGCGTCCAGGGGTTCATGGTCGCCGGGCCCTGCCCGGTGTGCCGCGGGCGGCGGCTGCGCCCCGAGGCGCTGGCCGTCACCTTCGCGGGCCGGGACATCGCCGCGCTCGCGGCCCTGCCGCTCGGCGCGCTGGCCGCACTGCTGCGCCCCACCGCGGACCGCCCCGACGAGGGGGTGGCCCCGACGCTCGCCCGCGACCTGGTCGCCCGCATCGAGGTGCTCGCCGAACTCGGCCTGGGCTACCTCAGCATGGACCGCCCCGCGCCGACCCTCTCCGCCGGGGAACTGCAGCGGCTCCGCCTCGCCACCCAGCTGCGGTCCGGCCTCTTCGGCGTCGTCTACGTCCTGGACGAGCCGTCCGCGGGCCTGCACCCCGCCGACACCGAGGCCCTGCTCACCGTGCTCGGCCGCCTCAAGGCCGCCGGCAACTCGCTCTTCGTCGTCGAGCACGACATGGACGTGGTGCGGCGCGCCGACTGGATCGTGGACATCGGGCCGCGGGCGGGGGAGCACGGCGGACAGGTGCTGCACAGCGGCCCGGTGGCCGCTCTCGCGGACGCCGCCGACTCCGCCACCCGCCGCTTCCTCTTCGCCCCCGCACCGCCCCCCTGCCGCACCCCGCGCACCCGCACCGGCACCCTGACCCTGCACGGCGCCACCCTGCACAACCTGCGTGACCTGGACGCCGCCTTCCCGCTCGGCGTCTTCACCGCCGTCACCGGCGTCTCCGGATCGGGCAAGTCGACGCTGGTCACCCGGGTCCTGGCGGAGGCCGTACGGGACCACCTCGGCGCGGACCGGGCCGCCGCCGACGCCGAGGCGGAGACCGGCGACCGGGACACCGGACCGAAGGCCCGTCTGCAACTGGCCGCCGCCAAGGGCCTGGAGGCCGTCGACCGGCTGGTCCGCGTCGACCAGAAGCCCATCGGCCGCACCCCGCGCTCCAACCTCGCCACCTACACGGGTCTGTTCGACGCGGTGCGCAAGGTCTTCGCGGCCACCGACGAGGCACGCGCCCGCGGCTACACGGCCGGCCGGTTCTCCTTCAACGTCGCCGCCGGGCGCTGCGAGACGTGCCAGGGCGAGGGCTTCGTGGCCGTCGAACTCCTCTTCCTGCCCGGCAGCTACGCGCCCTGCGCCGACTGCCACGGCGCCCGCTACAACCCCGAAACCCTCCGCGTCACCTACCGGGACCGCACCGTCGCCGACGTCCTCGCGCTGACCGTCGACGACGCCGCGGCGTTCCTCGCCGACGTCCCCGCCGCCGCCCGCAGCCTGTGCACCCTCCAGGACGTCGGCCTCGGTTATCTGCGGCTCGGCCAGCCCGCCACCGAGCTGTCCGGCGGCGAGGCCCAGCGCATCAAGCTCGCCGCCGAACTCCAGCGGGCCCGCCGCGGCCACACCCTCTACCTCCTCGACGAGCCCACCACCGGACTGCACCCCGCCGACACCGAGGTGCTGCTGCGGCAGCTGCACGGCCTGGTCGACGCGGGCAACACCGTGGTCGTCGTCGAGCACGACATGGGGGTGGTGGCGGGCGCCGACCACGTCATCGACCTGGGGCCCGGCGGCGGCGCGGAGGGTGGCCGGATCGTCGCGGCCGGCACCCCGGCCGAGGTCGCCGCGGCCCCCGGCAGCCGCACCGCGCCTTACCTCGCCCGGTACCGCGGACGGGGGCGGATGGCCGAATCCTGA
- a CDS encoding NAD(P)/FAD-dependent oxidoreductase encodes MSARPIAVVGASAAGLAAAEALRRSGWHGPLTLIGDEDQLPYDRPPLSKQLLHGTWEPDRLLLRTRDQLDPLGLDLRLGTRATGLDAATRTLTLDGGVGVPPLEQGRERGRLECAGVIVATGVAARTLPGADGLAGVHTLRTLDDALALRAGLADPARRLVIVGNGVLGCEAAAVARELGHDVTLVGRDPVPMAGAVGTEVGELLAEEHRARGVRLVTGAVDGFTVAEDGAPARVGGVRLADGSLLPADVVLLAIGSTPAVDWLADPALDTSDGLRCDAYCAAAPGIYAAGDVARWDHPVHGRPVRFEHRMNATEQGMAAARNLLAELAAEGAHDPGDTPPERRPFAPVPYFWSDQYALKIQAYGLTAGADRVETTLLDRDERRTVALYGRGDSAVGVLAAGIPPRQIRALRAVVATPVPWDEARERVAAATAAS; translated from the coding sequence GTGAGCGCCCGGCCGATCGCCGTCGTCGGCGCCTCGGCGGCCGGGCTCGCCGCCGCCGAGGCGCTGCGCCGCTCCGGCTGGCACGGCCCGCTGACCCTCATCGGCGACGAGGACCAACTGCCCTACGACCGGCCGCCGCTGTCCAAGCAGCTGCTGCACGGCACCTGGGAGCCGGACCGGCTACTGCTGCGCACCCGGGACCAGCTCGACCCGCTCGGCCTGGACCTGCGGCTCGGCACCCGGGCCACCGGGCTCGACGCGGCCACCCGCACCCTCACCCTCGACGGAGGTGTGGGGGTCCCCCCGCTTGAGCAAGGCCGAGAGCGGGGGAGGCTCGAATGCGCCGGGGTGATCGTCGCGACCGGTGTCGCCGCCCGCACCCTCCCCGGGGCCGACGGCCTCGCCGGAGTGCACACCCTGCGCACCCTGGACGACGCGCTGGCGCTGCGCGCCGGCCTGGCGGACCCGGCGCGCCGTCTCGTCATCGTCGGCAACGGCGTCCTGGGCTGCGAAGCCGCCGCGGTGGCCCGGGAGTTGGGCCACGACGTCACCCTGGTCGGCCGGGACCCGGTCCCCATGGCCGGCGCCGTCGGCACCGAGGTCGGCGAACTGCTCGCCGAGGAGCACCGTGCCCGGGGCGTACGGCTGGTGACCGGCGCGGTCGACGGGTTCACCGTGGCAGAGGACGGCGCCCCGGCCCGGGTCGGCGGCGTACGGCTGGCCGACGGCAGCCTGCTGCCGGCCGACGTCGTCCTGCTCGCCATCGGCTCCACGCCCGCCGTCGACTGGCTCGCCGACCCGGCCCTGGACACCTCCGACGGGCTGCGCTGCGACGCGTACTGCGCCGCGGCGCCCGGGATCTACGCCGCGGGCGACGTGGCCCGCTGGGACCACCCGGTCCACGGCCGGCCGGTGCGCTTCGAGCACCGGATGAACGCCACCGAGCAGGGCATGGCCGCCGCCCGCAACCTGCTCGCCGAACTGGCCGCCGAAGGCGCCCACGACCCCGGCGACACCCCGCCGGAGCGCCGCCCCTTCGCGCCGGTGCCGTACTTCTGGTCCGACCAGTACGCCCTCAAGATCCAGGCGTACGGGCTGACCGCCGGCGCCGACCGGGTCGAGACCACCCTCCTGGACCGCGACGAGCGCCGCACCGTCGCGCTCTACGGACGCGGCGACAGCGCCGTCGGCGTGCTCGCGGCCGGTATCCCGCCGCGCCAGATCCGGGCGCTGCGCGCGGTGGTCGCCACCCCCGTCCCCTGGGACGAGGCCCGCGAGCGGGTCGCGGCGGCCACCGCCGCGAGCTGA
- a CDS encoding ferredoxin, whose protein sequence is MKITLDADKCCAAGQCVLIAPEVFDQRDEDGVVVLLDAEPAADQHAAVREAAAICPAAVIEVHE, encoded by the coding sequence ATGAAGATCACCCTTGATGCCGACAAGTGCTGCGCCGCCGGCCAGTGCGTGCTGATCGCCCCCGAGGTCTTCGACCAGCGTGACGAGGACGGCGTGGTCGTGCTCCTCGACGCCGAACCGGCCGCCGACCAGCACGCCGCGGTCCGCGAGGCCGCCGCCATCTGCCCCGCCGCGGTCATCGAGGTGCACGAGTGA
- a CDS encoding cytochrome P450, whose protein sequence is MTDTIDTERPPAPAPLPVEPPSGCPFEPPAEFGALRAEEPISRISLPDGSWAWLATRYADIRAILGDTRFSSDTTLHGYPLSGMTGGASTQNRGFIRMDPPEHTRLRRMVTREFMVKRVEALRPEIQRITDELCDALERTEGRTADLVETLALPVPSLVISLLLGVPYDDHEIFQRLTGTLLSRSVADAEREAARVELRDYLDQLVTAKEADPGDDILGRLITEQRQTGEISHDEVAAFAALLLVAGHETTANMIGLSALTLMQDPATAEQLRRDPALIRGAVEELLRFHSIIRNGPRRVATVDVEIGGHLIRAGEGVVAAVPSGNRDESVFADADRLDVRRPNAQHHVAFGYGIHQCLGQALARVELQVVIATLLRRFPAMRPAVPVEEIPFRTDMAIYGCHSLPVTW, encoded by the coding sequence ATGACCGACACCATCGACACCGAACGTCCCCCCGCCCCGGCACCCCTGCCCGTCGAGCCGCCCAGCGGCTGCCCGTTCGAACCGCCGGCCGAGTTCGGCGCTCTGCGCGCCGAGGAGCCGATCTCCAGGATCTCGCTCCCCGACGGAAGTTGGGCCTGGCTCGCGACCCGCTACGCCGACATCCGGGCGATCCTCGGTGACACCCGCTTCAGCTCCGACACCACGCTGCACGGCTATCCGCTCAGCGGGATGACCGGCGGCGCCAGCACCCAGAACCGCGGCTTCATCCGCATGGACCCGCCCGAGCACACCCGGCTGCGCCGGATGGTCACCCGCGAATTCATGGTCAAGCGCGTCGAGGCGCTGCGCCCGGAGATCCAGCGGATCACCGACGAGCTGTGCGACGCGCTGGAGCGGACCGAGGGGCGCACCGCCGACCTCGTCGAGACGCTGGCGCTGCCGGTGCCGTCGCTGGTCATCAGCCTGCTGCTGGGCGTCCCGTACGACGACCACGAGATCTTCCAGCGGCTCACCGGCACTCTGCTGTCGCGGTCCGTCGCCGACGCCGAGCGCGAGGCCGCGCGGGTCGAACTCCGCGACTACCTCGACCAGTTGGTTACCGCCAAGGAGGCGGACCCGGGCGACGACATCCTCGGCCGGCTGATCACCGAACAGCGGCAGACCGGCGAGATCAGCCACGACGAGGTCGCCGCCTTCGCCGCCCTGCTGCTGGTCGCCGGGCACGAGACCACCGCCAACATGATCGGGCTCAGCGCGCTGACCCTGATGCAGGACCCGGCGACCGCAGAGCAGCTGCGCCGGGACCCCGCGCTGATCCGCGGCGCCGTCGAAGAGCTGCTGCGCTTCCACAGCATCATCCGCAACGGCCCGCGCCGGGTCGCCACCGTCGACGTCGAGATCGGCGGGCACCTCATCCGGGCCGGCGAGGGCGTGGTGGCGGCGGTGCCGTCCGGCAACCGCGACGAGAGCGTCTTCGCCGACGCCGACCGCCTCGACGTCCGCCGGCCCAACGCCCAGCACCACGTCGCCTTCGGCTACGGCATCCACCAGTGCCTCGGCCAGGCGCTGGCCCGCGTCGAACTCCAGGTCGTCATCGCCACGCTGCTGCGCCGCTTCCCGGCGATGCGGCCCGCGGTGCCGGTCGAGGAGATCCCGTTCCGCACCGACATGGCGATCTACGGATGCCACTCCCTGCCCGTGACCTGGTGA
- a CDS encoding TetR/AcrR family transcriptional regulator, with translation MSESAAVRPRNPRGQGERLREELLRATERLLEQVGSEDALSLRAVAREAGVAAPSIYRHFADKTELVWATLEVNYERLARAMSEAAAKADPDDPVDRLRAQLRAYCRYAIAHPANYRLLYETRQTPVGPERLAGHPAGLLVRSWHNALTACEEAGWRVRGSRGEAPYLLWSAVHGRVMIWQVMPSRKDTSRLDRFVDEILQLLLER, from the coding sequence GTGAGCGAGAGTGCGGCCGTCCGGCCCCGTAACCCGCGCGGACAGGGCGAGCGCCTGCGGGAGGAGCTGCTGCGGGCGACCGAGCGCCTCCTGGAGCAGGTCGGCAGCGAGGACGCGCTGTCGCTGCGCGCGGTCGCCCGGGAGGCCGGCGTCGCCGCGCCCAGCATCTACCGACACTTCGCCGACAAGACCGAGCTGGTCTGGGCGACGCTGGAGGTCAATTACGAGCGGCTCGCGCGCGCCATGTCCGAGGCCGCCGCGAAGGCGGACCCGGACGACCCGGTGGACCGGCTGCGCGCCCAGCTGCGTGCGTACTGCCGCTACGCCATCGCGCACCCCGCGAACTACCGGCTGCTCTACGAGACCCGGCAGACCCCGGTCGGCCCGGAACGGCTCGCCGGCCACCCGGCGGGGCTGCTGGTGCGCAGCTGGCACAACGCGCTGACCGCCTGTGAGGAGGCGGGCTGGCGGGTGCGCGGGTCGCGTGGCGAGGCGCCGTATCTGCTGTGGTCCGCGGTGCACGGCCGGGTGATGATCTGGCAGGTCATGCCGAGCCGCAAGGACACCAGCCGGCTGGACCGGTTCGTGGACGAGATCCTCCAGCTGCTGCTGGAGCGCTGA
- a CDS encoding CapA family protein produces the protein MSAFTRCAAAVLLAALAAGCGSRADAPPDTPRRGPAYRAARPSAAGARHRRAGTRPAAAGPARPFTMVASGDVVPAHPEALGTAQDDAPVDGGYDFRPMLRGVQPVIHGAGLALCHLAAPLGPLDGPFTGYPKLQAPPQVATALKATGFDACATASNHVLDQGVAGVRHTLDVLDTVGLRHTGSARGAAEAARPVLLRAPGGARVAQLSYTYGTDGAKRPAGAPWAANLLDPRKVVADARAARRAGADIVVVSAHWGTEYRTAPDAQQLRLARALTAARTDGRPDIDLIVGSHTHTPQPYEKVDGTGAGRPQDGRAAADDVHGSGTWVAYGLGDLIGGSTHDERGDMSTAARFTFTPPATPGGRWEITKAEFVPLWWDAEAGRVINVNQAIKAGRRDLEPLRHRIRGIVLSRGAHQAGLVMGR, from the coding sequence ATGAGCGCGTTCACACGGTGTGCGGCGGCCGTCCTGCTCGCCGCTCTGGCCGCCGGCTGCGGCAGCCGGGCCGATGCCCCGCCGGACACCCCGCGGCGCGGCCCGGCCTACCGGGCCGCCCGGCCCTCCGCCGCCGGGGCGCGGCACCGGCGCGCGGGTACCCGGCCCGCCGCGGCCGGTCCCGCCCGGCCGTTCACCATGGTCGCCTCCGGGGACGTCGTCCCCGCCCACCCCGAGGCGCTCGGCACCGCGCAGGACGACGCCCCGGTGGACGGCGGCTACGATTTCCGGCCGATGCTCCGTGGCGTGCAGCCGGTCATCCACGGAGCCGGTCTGGCGCTCTGCCATCTGGCGGCGCCGCTCGGCCCGCTGGACGGTCCGTTCACCGGCTACCCGAAGCTCCAGGCCCCGCCGCAGGTCGCCACCGCGCTGAAGGCGACCGGCTTCGACGCCTGCGCCACCGCCTCCAACCACGTCCTGGACCAGGGCGTGGCAGGGGTGCGGCACACCCTCGACGTCCTCGACACGGTCGGGCTGCGGCACACCGGCTCGGCCCGTGGCGCCGCCGAGGCCGCCCGCCCGGTGCTGCTCCGGGCCCCGGGCGGCGCGCGGGTGGCGCAGCTCTCGTACACCTACGGCACCGACGGCGCGAAGCGCCCGGCCGGTGCGCCCTGGGCCGCCAACCTGCTCGACCCGCGGAAGGTCGTTGCGGATGCCCGGGCGGCCCGCCGGGCGGGCGCCGACATCGTGGTCGTCAGCGCCCACTGGGGCACCGAGTACCGGACCGCGCCCGACGCGCAGCAGCTCCGGCTCGCCCGCGCCCTCACCGCGGCCCGCACCGACGGCCGCCCCGACATCGACCTGATCGTCGGCAGCCACACGCACACCCCGCAGCCGTACGAGAAGGTCGACGGGACCGGGGCCGGCCGTCCACAGGACGGCCGGGCAGCGGCCGATGACGTGCACGGCAGCGGTACGTGGGTCGCCTACGGGCTGGGCGACCTCATCGGGGGCAGTACGCATGACGAGCGCGGCGACATGAGCACCGCCGCCCGGTTCACCTTCACGCCCCCGGCCACGCCGGGCGGCCGCTGGGAGATCACCAAGGCCGAGTTCGTCCCGCTGTGGTGGGACGCCGAGGCGGGCCGCGTGATCAACGTGAACCAGGCGATCAAGGCCGGACGGCGGGACCTGGAGCCCCTGCGCCACCGCATCCGGGGCATCGTGCTGAGCAGGGGCGCACACCAGGCCGGACTGGTCATGGGCAGGTGA
- a CDS encoding aminoglycoside phosphotransferase family protein, with translation MAHTSQAHDRFPAGLPVLTEMGRTASGRAWLDRLPGIVRDVEERWELRLGPPVHGGSCSWVAPAEGPDGVPAVLKVTWPHREAAGEAPALHAWGGRGAVRLHRWDRERGALLIERCTPGTLLGDAPLPPDEQLAVGARVLRDIWSPHVPEEGRWGTLERMDAVCAEWADLLQERMRRLRPDYDPGLVALGAELLRTLPATAAREVVVHGDANPGNVLAATRLPWLAIDPKPMVGDPAYDPTPLLLQIDDPFEHPDPRPVLRERYALAGEVLGEDPARLLAWSVARGVESALWSADHDDVPGGEEELAEVRVLAELAGL, from the coding sequence ATGGCACACACCTCGCAGGCCCACGACCGCTTTCCCGCCGGGCTGCCGGTACTGACCGAGATGGGGCGCACCGCGTCGGGGCGGGCCTGGCTCGACCGGCTGCCGGGGATCGTCCGGGACGTCGAGGAGCGCTGGGAGCTGCGGCTCGGCCCGCCGGTGCACGGCGGCAGTTGCTCGTGGGTGGCGCCCGCGGAGGGGCCCGACGGCGTACCGGCGGTCCTCAAGGTGACCTGGCCGCACCGCGAGGCCGCGGGCGAGGCGCCGGCGCTGCACGCGTGGGGCGGCCGGGGCGCGGTACGGCTGCACCGCTGGGACCGCGAGCGGGGCGCGCTGCTGATCGAGCGCTGCACCCCGGGCACCCTGCTCGGCGACGCCCCGCTGCCGCCGGACGAGCAACTCGCCGTGGGCGCTCGTGTCCTGCGCGACATATGGTCCCCACACGTGCCGGAAGAAGGCCGGTGGGGGACGCTGGAGCGGATGGACGCGGTCTGTGCCGAGTGGGCGGACCTGCTCCAGGAGCGGATGCGGCGGCTGCGGCCGGACTACGACCCGGGGCTGGTCGCGCTCGGCGCCGAGCTGCTGCGCACCCTGCCGGCCACCGCCGCCCGCGAGGTCGTGGTGCACGGCGACGCCAACCCGGGCAATGTGCTGGCCGCAACCCGCCTGCCCTGGCTGGCCATCGACCCCAAGCCGATGGTCGGCGACCCGGCGTACGATCCCACGCCGCTCCTCCTCCAGATCGACGACCCCTTCGAGCACCCCGATCCGCGGCCGGTGCTGCGCGAGCGGTACGCGCTGGCCGGCGAGGTGCTCGGCGAGGATCCGGCACGGCTGCTCGCCTGGTCGGTGGCGCGCGGCGTGGAGAGCGCGCTGTGGAGCGCGGACCATGACGATGTGCCGGGCGGGGAGGAGGAGTTGGCCGAGGTGCGGGTGCTGGCGGAGCTGGCCGGACTGTGA